The Verrucomicrobiia bacterium genome has a segment encoding these proteins:
- the hpnD gene encoding presqualene diphosphate synthase HpnD, giving the protein MQQSRNITQKSASNLALAFILLPRPKRDAMSALYAFCREVDDVADEESVPTETRRERLAAWRRDIHLACTGRRPEFLVNQEFQPVIRQFGLPFELFDELIKGCEMDLDTKRYGTWEQLELYCYRVASAVGLLSIEIFGYRHPACRDYAIHLGKALQLTNILRDVRTDAERGRIYIPECELNRFNVREEEILQFQYSPRFAALARSVAGRARHFYTLARETLPEEDRKAMVAAELMGDVYWRLLQKLERQDFQVLGPRLTRLTRAQKLLLIFRSWIRFFAGSMSPSYGAH; this is encoded by the coding sequence ATGCAGCAGAGCCGGAACATCACGCAGAAGAGCGCGTCCAATCTTGCACTCGCGTTCATTCTCTTGCCGCGTCCCAAGCGCGACGCGATGTCGGCGCTCTATGCGTTCTGCCGCGAAGTCGATGACGTGGCGGATGAGGAAAGCGTTCCAACCGAAACACGGCGTGAACGGCTGGCAGCCTGGCGCCGCGACATTCACCTCGCATGCACGGGACGCCGGCCGGAGTTTTTGGTGAACCAGGAGTTCCAGCCGGTGATCCGCCAGTTCGGGCTTCCGTTCGAATTGTTCGACGAATTGATCAAAGGTTGCGAGATGGATCTCGATACCAAGCGGTATGGCACATGGGAACAGCTGGAGCTTTATTGCTACCGCGTGGCATCGGCCGTCGGATTGCTCAGCATTGAAATCTTTGGTTATCGCCATCCAGCCTGCCGCGATTACGCGATTCATTTGGGCAAGGCACTGCAGCTGACGAATATTCTGCGCGATGTGCGGACCGACGCTGAGCGCGGGCGGATTTACATTCCTGAATGCGAGCTTAACCGGTTCAACGTGCGGGAAGAGGAGATCCTTCAATTTCAATATTCACCACGCTTTGCGGCGCTCGCGCGGAGTGTCGCCGGCCGTGCTCGGCATTTCTACACCCTCGCGCGCGAAACACTTCCGGAGGAGGATCGCAAGGCAATGGTGGCGGCGGAGTTGATGGGCGATGTTTACTGGCGCCTGCTGCAGAAACTGGAACGGCAGGATTTCCAGGTGCTCGGCCCTCGGTTAACGCGCCTGACCCGCGCACAGAAGCTTCTCCTCATATTTCGCTCCTGGATCCGTTTCTTTGCGGGAAGCATGTCGCCAAGCTATGGCGCGCACTGA
- the hpnK gene encoding hopanoid biosynthesis-associated protein HpnK, producing MTRRLIVNADDFGRSRSINEAVIRAHREGILTSASLMMNEEACEEAVELARQNPRLGVGLHLTLLCGHSAISPARISGLVNARGEFSEKPATSGMRYYLNRGLRSQLRDEVHEQFERFRRTGLELDHVNGHLHMHMHPVVFRILMDDWETLGFKRARLTRDRFWLNCRLDGGRWFYRTSHAFIYQMLSYGCGAAYRRRGVRHTQHVFGLMQDSHVDEAYVSKLLPRLPGGDSELYSHPSLDKFKHEFDALVSPRVIDLVKRLGIRLIRYQDL from the coding sequence ATGACGCGACGGCTCATAGTGAATGCCGATGATTTTGGCCGGTCACGCTCGATCAATGAGGCCGTGATCCGGGCGCATCGCGAAGGCATTCTCACCTCTGCCAGCCTCATGATGAACGAGGAGGCGTGCGAGGAGGCGGTAGAACTCGCGCGGCAGAACCCGCGCCTGGGAGTTGGCCTGCACCTGACGCTGCTCTGCGGCCATTCCGCGATCTCGCCAGCGCGCATTTCAGGCCTTGTGAACGCGCGAGGGGAATTCAGCGAAAAACCCGCAACCTCGGGAATGCGGTACTATCTGAACCGGGGCTTGCGCAGCCAGTTGCGCGATGAGGTGCATGAACAGTTCGAACGCTTTCGCAGGACCGGCCTGGAACTGGATCACGTGAACGGGCACCTCCACATGCACATGCATCCCGTGGTGTTCCGCATCCTGATGGATGATTGGGAAACGCTTGGATTTAAACGCGCCCGCCTGACACGCGACCGTTTCTGGCTCAATTGCAGGCTGGACGGCGGGCGCTGGTTTTATCGGACATCGCACGCGTTCATTTACCAGATGCTTTCGTACGGGTGTGGTGCCGCCTATCGACGCCGCGGGGTCCGCCACACGCAGCACGTGTTTGGCCTCATGCAGGATTCTCATGTGGATGAAGCGTATGTCTCGAAGCTTCTGCCACGATTGCCCGGCGGGGATTCAGAACTTTACTCTCATCCATCGCTCGACAAGTTTAAGCACGAGTTCGATGCCCTGGTCAGTCCGCGGGTGATCGACCTGGTGAAACGGCTGGGCATCCGCCTGATCCGCTACCAGGATCTTTAA
- a CDS encoding EamA family transporter — protein MLKLLTILLIGLAFESAGVVLLKKGMLQIGEVDKVTVSEVVRILKAGATSPQILLGILCEAIFFACLLVLMSKSDISFLWPLTGLSFVFATFAAWLFLGEHVSSMRWMGVVLIVIGAGFISYSEKAVEKKAKALVGAPASDSRASQ, from the coding sequence ATGCTGAAGCTACTGACAATTCTGCTGATTGGGCTGGCCTTTGAATCCGCGGGCGTGGTGTTGCTGAAGAAGGGAATGCTGCAGATCGGCGAAGTCGACAAGGTCACGGTCTCCGAAGTGGTGCGGATTCTCAAGGCCGGCGCAACGAGTCCGCAGATCCTGTTGGGAATCCTCTGTGAAGCCATCTTCTTTGCGTGCCTGCTCGTGCTGATGTCGAAGAGCGATATCAGCTTCCTGTGGCCGTTGACGGGCTTGAGCTTTGTGTTCGCGACTTTCGCCGCGTGGCTGTTTCTTGGGGAACACGTTTCGTCCATGCGTTGGATGGGTGTGGTCCTGATCGTGATTGGCGCGGGCTTCATCAGCTACAGCGAAAAGGCCGTGGAAAAAAAAGCGAAGGCGCTTGTGGGCGCGCCGGCGTCAGACTCCCGCGCTTCTCAATGA
- a CDS encoding ribonuclease H-like domain-containing protein, protein MAKLVFDIETSALPLEQFDETQQEYLFRDAGKIPDETARGVRRAELLQQFNLWPFTAQVVCIAMLNADTQRGQVLFTAEDFEEEPSAETGSVEFVPCVDELELLTAFWDVARHYESIVTFNGRGFDVPFLYLRSALLNVPISRKDWLGYRYQTDPHCDLAEQLTFYGVSGREGTGRRFNLDFYCKAFGIESPKSHGVTGMDVNTLLAEGRYRDIAEYCLRDVKATVQLFQIWRDRLAGIK, encoded by the coding sequence ATGGCAAAACTGGTATTCGACATCGAAACGTCCGCCCTTCCCCTCGAGCAATTCGACGAAACCCAACAGGAATACCTGTTTCGTGACGCGGGGAAGATTCCCGATGAAACCGCGCGCGGCGTCCGTCGCGCCGAACTTCTGCAGCAGTTCAATCTCTGGCCCTTCACCGCGCAGGTTGTTTGCATCGCCATGCTCAACGCCGACACACAGCGCGGCCAGGTCTTGTTCACGGCGGAAGATTTTGAGGAGGAACCCTCCGCTGAAACGGGTTCTGTGGAGTTCGTTCCCTGCGTTGACGAACTGGAATTGCTGACGGCTTTCTGGGACGTCGCGCGCCATTATGAATCGATCGTCACGTTCAACGGACGCGGCTTTGATGTTCCCTTCCTGTATCTTCGCTCTGCGCTGCTCAATGTTCCCATCTCGCGAAAAGACTGGCTGGGATACCGCTATCAAACCGATCCGCACTGCGATCTTGCCGAACAATTGACATTTTATGGCGTCAGCGGGCGCGAAGGCACGGGCCGCCGCTTCAATCTCGATTTCTACTGCAAGGCGTTCGGCATTGAATCGCCGAAAAGCCATGGAGTCACCGGCATGGATGTGAACACGCTGCTTGCTGAAGGGCGTTATCGCGACATCGCCGAGTATTGCCTGCGTGATGTGAAAGCAACGGTGCAATTGTTCCAGATTTGGCGCGATCGGCTCGCCGGAATCAAATGA
- a CDS encoding 2,3-bisphosphoglycerate-independent phosphoglycerate mutase — MKLDSLYSELTLKTGAKLVLLVLDGLGDIATREQSFLTPLEAALTPNLDQLAKDAAQGRMIPVAPGITPGSGPGHLGLFGYDPLEFQVGRGVIEALGLGVELKPGDVCARANFATLDPKGIVTDRRAGRIPTETCEKLCAMLSAKIKKIGDTQVIIKPGKEHRFVVVFRGKGLEGPLTDADPNREGFAIPAVKPRDARNAGQKKMAKLIADFYKAALPVIAKEKPANGFLMRGIAHQPEIPLFEDRYLLKPAALAVYPMYKGLSQLVGMTKIEGPQTIREQFERYVAEYDNYDFFFIHFKYTDKAGEDGNFEAKKKAIEELDAALPVLLQKMPTVLAITGDHSTPCALKGHSWHPQPVLLRSAISGSDKLERFTETGANIGSLGVFEAKFLIRHMQANAKMFDKFGA, encoded by the coding sequence ATGAAATTGGATTCTCTTTACTCGGAACTGACACTGAAAACTGGCGCCAAGCTGGTGCTCCTCGTGCTGGATGGGCTCGGCGACATCGCAACGCGCGAGCAGAGTTTTCTCACGCCTCTTGAGGCTGCCTTGACGCCAAACCTCGACCAGCTCGCCAAGGACGCAGCACAGGGCCGCATGATTCCAGTTGCCCCGGGGATTACGCCCGGCAGCGGACCTGGCCACCTTGGATTGTTTGGTTACGATCCCCTCGAGTTCCAGGTTGGACGCGGAGTCATCGAAGCATTGGGCCTCGGCGTCGAGTTGAAGCCAGGCGACGTCTGCGCACGCGCCAATTTTGCGACGCTGGATCCGAAAGGAATCGTGACGGACCGGCGTGCCGGCCGCATTCCCACCGAAACGTGCGAGAAGCTCTGCGCGATGCTTTCCGCGAAAATCAAAAAGATTGGTGACACACAAGTGATCATCAAACCGGGCAAGGAGCATCGATTCGTCGTCGTGTTCCGTGGCAAGGGCCTGGAAGGGCCACTCACCGACGCGGATCCAAACCGCGAAGGATTCGCGATTCCTGCAGTGAAGCCGCGCGATGCCAGGAACGCGGGGCAAAAGAAGATGGCGAAGTTGATCGCAGACTTCTACAAGGCGGCGCTGCCTGTCATCGCGAAGGAAAAGCCCGCAAACGGGTTTCTCATGCGCGGCATCGCGCATCAGCCGGAAATCCCGCTCTTTGAAGATCGCTACCTGTTGAAGCCGGCAGCCCTTGCGGTTTACCCGATGTACAAGGGCCTTTCACAGCTGGTGGGGATGACAAAGATTGAAGGCCCGCAAACGATCCGCGAACAGTTTGAACGTTACGTTGCTGAATACGACAACTACGACTTCTTCTTCATCCACTTCAAATACACGGACAAAGCGGGTGAGGACGGAAATTTCGAAGCGAAGAAAAAGGCGATCGAGGAACTCGACGCAGCGTTGCCGGTGTTGCTGCAGAAGATGCCCACCGTACTCGCGATCACAGGCGATCACTCCACGCCGTGCGCGCTCAAGGGTCATTCGTGGCATCCGCAACCCGTGTTGCTGCGTTCCGCGATCAGCGGCTCCGACAAGCTCGAACGCTTCACTGAAACCGGAGCGAATATCGGATCACTTGGAGTCTTCGAAGCGAAATTTCTGATTCGTCACATGCAGGCGAACGCGAAGATGTTCGACAAGTTCGGTGCGTGA
- a CDS encoding alpha/beta fold hydrolase — translation MKPFREPVRFISLQEEVAGVLFLPPEPAPAPVLVVCHGAGEFKENHFEMCELLAGRGVACLAIDMHGHGESGGKRFHVSMTEWVADIRAAIDFLARHPRVDPNRIAAFGLSSGGTAVLEAAVVDRRLRVLVTLDPTVYDSLPLFTGMFLRSLDFLGRVKKRFTNDDLRVSLLRFGGKSRMVSDPEIERRLRADARAREAFEAFPFPGGSEAFFVDTIERVDSITAPTLILWGAEDKLDPPSTGQRLFEALRSRKSLNIIPGNGHAGHLDRNRSRIFALTFEWLSDNLCG, via the coding sequence ATGAAGCCGTTTCGGGAACCAGTACGCTTTATCTCTTTGCAAGAGGAGGTCGCAGGCGTTCTGTTTCTGCCTCCAGAGCCCGCGCCGGCACCCGTGCTGGTAGTCTGCCATGGGGCGGGCGAGTTCAAGGAGAACCATTTCGAAATGTGTGAACTTCTCGCAGGCCGCGGGGTGGCGTGCCTCGCAATCGACATGCACGGTCATGGCGAAAGCGGCGGCAAACGGTTTCACGTCAGCATGACTGAGTGGGTCGCAGACATCCGCGCAGCAATCGATTTCCTCGCTCGCCATCCCAGGGTGGACCCAAATCGAATTGCTGCCTTCGGCCTCTCATCGGGGGGAACTGCCGTTCTCGAAGCGGCTGTCGTCGACCGCCGCTTGCGGGTTCTGGTGACACTGGATCCCACGGTGTACGATTCTTTGCCGCTCTTCACCGGCATGTTCTTGCGATCGCTCGATTTTCTCGGACGCGTGAAGAAGCGCTTTACTAATGACGACTTGCGCGTGTCGCTCCTGCGGTTCGGCGGAAAATCGCGGATGGTTTCGGATCCCGAGATTGAACGGCGATTGCGTGCGGATGCGCGTGCCCGGGAGGCGTTCGAGGCGTTTCCTTTTCCCGGAGGATCGGAGGCGTTTTTTGTGGATACGATCGAGCGAGTGGACTCGATAACCGCGCCAACCTTGATCCTGTGGGGCGCGGAGGACAAGTTGGATCCTCCGTCAACGGGGCAGCGTCTTTTCGAGGCGTTGCGCAGCAGGAAGTCGCTGAACATCATTCCGGGAAATGGGCACGCTGGCCATTTGGATCGGAACCGAAGCCGGATTTTTGCGCTTACATTTGAGTGGTTGTCGGACAACCTTTGCGGGTGA